The following coding sequences are from one Actinomycetota bacterium window:
- a CDS encoding HAD-IIA family hydrolase: MTNTDPGPLPSFLMDMDGVLVHEEQAIPGADRFIKALQAAELPFLVLTNNSIYTPRDLSARLTRTGISLPPDRIWTSALATAQFLGVQRPGGSAFAIGEAGLTTALHEVDYTLSERDPDYVVLGETRTYSFELITKAIRLIEGGARFIATNPDPIGPSLQGSLPATGAVAALISKATGVHPYYVGKPNPLMMRSALRAIGAHSETTVMIGDRMDTDIVAGLEAGLETVLVLTGISTRADAERFAYCPSRIVDSIADLEVDLGLGGLA; the protein is encoded by the coding sequence ATGACGAATACCGACCCCGGCCCCCTGCCGAGCTTCCTGATGGACATGGACGGCGTCCTGGTCCACGAGGAGCAGGCCATCCCCGGGGCCGACCGCTTCATCAAGGCCCTCCAGGCGGCCGAGCTGCCGTTCCTGGTCCTGACCAACAACAGCATCTACACCCCTCGGGACCTGTCGGCGCGGCTGACCCGTACCGGGATCTCGCTGCCGCCGGACCGGATCTGGACCTCGGCCCTGGCCACGGCCCAGTTCCTCGGCGTTCAGCGCCCGGGCGGCAGCGCCTTCGCCATCGGCGAGGCCGGCCTCACCACCGCCCTGCACGAGGTCGACTACACCCTGTCGGAGCGGGACCCCGACTACGTCGTCCTCGGCGAGACCCGCACCTACAGCTTCGAGCTGATCACCAAGGCCATCCGCCTGATCGAGGGCGGCGCCCGCTTCATCGCCACCAACCCCGACCCGATCGGCCCGTCGCTGCAGGGGTCGCTGCCGGCGACCGGGGCCGTGGCCGCCCTGATCTCCAAGGCCACCGGCGTCCACCCCTACTACGTCGGCAAGCCGAACCCGCTGATGATGCGCTCGGCCCTGCGGGCCATCGGCGCCCACTCCGAGACCACGGTGATGATCGGCGACCGCATGGACACCGACATCGTCGCCGGCCTGGAGGCGGGCCTGGAGACCGTGCTCGTCCTCACCGGCATCTCGACCCGGGCCGACGCCGAGCGGTTCGCCTACTGCCCGTCGCGGATCGTCGACTCGATCGCCGACCTGGAGGTCGACCTCGGCCTGGGCGGCCTCGCCTAG
- a CDS encoding PspC domain-containing protein yields MSTQDPPETGPGPSGTEQPATPPPHETPPTPAGGPRVVRRSRSERLVAGVCGGVGRYLGVDPVLLRIAFIILALANGLGVIAYVVAWVAIPEERPDQPAGPAAEPRRETGRLVLGGSLVVLGLVLLLDRLAPDLDELFWPVAVVAVGVAVMLVGLRR; encoded by the coding sequence ATGAGCACGCAGGATCCCCCGGAAACCGGCCCCGGTCCCTCGGGTACCGAGCAGCCGGCGACTCCGCCGCCGCACGAGACGCCTCCGACGCCCGCGGGCGGGCCGCGGGTGGTGCGGCGCAGCCGCAGCGAGCGTCTGGTCGCCGGGGTGTGCGGCGGCGTCGGCCGCTACCTCGGGGTCGACCCCGTGCTGCTGCGGATCGCCTTCATCATCCTCGCCCTGGCCAACGGGCTCGGGGTGATTGCCTACGTGGTCGCCTGGGTGGCCATCCCCGAGGAGCGGCCGGACCAGCCGGCCGGTCCGGCCGCCGAGCCCCGGCGCGAGACCGGCCGGCTGGTCCTCGGCGGGTCGCTGGTCGTGCTCGGCCTGGTGCTGCTGCTGGACCGGCTCGCCCCCGACCTGGACGAGCTGTTCTGGCCGGTCGCGGTCGTCGCCGTCGGGGTCGCGGTCATGCTGGTGGGGCTGCGCCGATGA
- a CDS encoding LiaF domain-containing protein has protein sequence MTTEPIPPAGPAAPVDHRGPATATVLLGALLVLVGIGWLLDSAGIEVPWRALLPAALIAVGLACVAGAFRGRQHALMVVGVALVVVLSVAVAADWDLDVPWTGGVGDRTERPVTPAELGEYELGVGNLVVDLSRLQVPAGTTAVEARLGVGELVVELPDGVSVEVVASSGLGEVQVLGQQEGGFASRIDTASELGGDRRLRVDARVGLGQVRVDR, from the coding sequence GTGACCACCGAGCCGATCCCGCCGGCCGGGCCGGCCGCGCCGGTCGACCACCGGGGGCCGGCCACGGCCACGGTGCTGCTGGGGGCGCTGCTGGTGCTGGTCGGGATCGGCTGGCTGCTCGACTCGGCCGGGATCGAGGTGCCGTGGCGGGCGCTGCTGCCCGCGGCCCTGATCGCGGTCGGCCTGGCCTGCGTGGCCGGCGCCTTCCGGGGCCGCCAGCACGCCCTGATGGTCGTCGGGGTCGCCCTGGTGGTCGTCCTGTCGGTGGCGGTGGCGGCCGACTGGGACCTGGACGTGCCCTGGACCGGCGGGGTCGGCGACCGCACCGAGCGGCCCGTCACCCCGGCCGAGCTGGGCGAGTACGAGCTGGGCGTCGGCAACCTGGTGGTCGACCTGAGCCGGCTCCAGGTCCCGGCCGGGACCACCGCCGTGGAGGCCCGGCTGGGGGTCGGCGAGCTGGTGGTCGAGCTGCCCGACGGGGTGTCGGTCGAGGTCGTGGCCAGCTCCGGCCTTGGCGAGGTCCAGGTGCTGGGCCAGCAGGAGGGCGGGTTCGCGAGCCGGATCGACACCGCCTCCGAGCTCGGCGGCGACCGCCGGCTGCGGGTGGACGCCCGGGTCGGGCTCGGCCAGGTCAGGGTGGACCGGTGA
- a CDS encoding DUF5668 domain-containing protein, with product MSATADPGGRNGTGLPPQAAPSTSGRRVDRLSLVVGVLFVVAGVVFLLDALDVWRLRVDYLVPLGLIVLGLVVLASAWPLRARRP from the coding sequence GTGAGCGCGACCGCCGACCCTGGCGGTCGCAATGGAACCGGCCTGCCGCCGCAGGCGGCACCGAGCACTTCGGGTCGCCGGGTCGACCGGCTGTCGCTGGTCGTCGGGGTGCTGTTCGTGGTCGCCGGGGTCGTGTTCCTGCTCGACGCCCTGGACGTCTGGCGGCTGCGGGTGGACTACCTGGTCCCGCTGGGCCTGATCGTGCTCGGGCTGGTCGTGCTGGCCAGCGCCTGGCCGCTGCGGGCCCGCCGCCCCTGA
- a CDS encoding pseudouridine-5'-phosphate glycosidase, with product MESRIVVADRIANASAVVALESSVLAQGLPSPANLESADAQQAAVAKAEAEPAVIGVIAGRVIVGADQQEVQALASGAVRWKVTVRDLPYVVARGLDGATTVSATAFAAEAAGIGVMSTGGIGGIHFGGGDVSADLPQLARSRLTVVCSGPKHVADAAATIEWLETHGVQLVGYRTDRLPGFLARGRLPLEQVTDDVTQVVELIRVRQALGTPGALVLCQDPPEAAAMDPEELGELAAEGAAAARDAGVFGKARTPFELDWLHRRTGGRSLVANLALLEANAGLAGEIAAGVAAAG from the coding sequence ATGGAGAGCCGGATCGTCGTCGCCGACCGCATCGCCAACGCCAGCGCCGTCGTCGCCCTCGAGTCGAGCGTGCTCGCCCAGGGCCTGCCGTCGCCGGCCAACCTCGAGTCGGCGGACGCCCAGCAGGCGGCGGTGGCCAAGGCCGAGGCCGAGCCGGCCGTCATCGGGGTGATCGCCGGCCGGGTGATCGTCGGCGCCGACCAACAGGAGGTGCAGGCCCTGGCCTCGGGTGCCGTCCGCTGGAAGGTGACCGTCCGCGACCTGCCGTATGTGGTCGCGCGCGGCCTGGACGGGGCGACCACGGTGTCGGCGACCGCGTTCGCGGCCGAGGCGGCCGGGATCGGGGTCATGTCCACCGGCGGGATCGGCGGCATCCACTTCGGCGGGGGCGACGTCTCGGCCGACCTGCCCCAGCTGGCCCGCTCGCGGCTCACGGTCGTCTGCTCCGGCCCCAAGCACGTGGCCGACGCCGCCGCCACCATCGAGTGGCTCGAGACCCACGGGGTGCAGCTGGTCGGCTACCGCACCGACCGGCTCCCCGGGTTCCTGGCCCGCGGCCGGCTGCCGCTGGAGCAGGTCACCGACGACGTCACCCAGGTGGTCGAGCTGATCCGGGTCCGGCAGGCTCTCGGCACCCCGGGCGCCCTGGTGCTCTGCCAGGACCCGCCGGAGGCGGCCGCCATGGACCCCGAGGAGCTGGGGGAGCTGGCCGCCGAGGGCGCCGCCGCCGCCCGCGACGCAGGAGTGTTCGGCAAGGCGCGGACGCCGTTCGAGCTGGACTGGCTGCACCGCCGCACCGGCGGGCGCAGCCTGGTCGCCAACCTGGCCCTGCTGGAGGCCAACGCCGGCCTGGCCGGGGAGATCGCCGCCGGGGTGGCCGCCGCCGGCTGA
- a CDS encoding carbohydrate kinase family protein yields the protein MTPQPDPLLVCVGDLMVDVAVAAPALARGGDVEGAVRLGPGGSAANVAVWGAAAGGRARLVAGRGDDLAGRLLAAALAERGVELRPEGPAAGASGAMLVVMEAGERTFVADPGANLRLAEADVVAGLEGADAVFVSGYPLLRAATRPAAMAAAEVAGRAGLPAVVDAASWPLLGGGAGEPVLGAAALAGTLLANRDEAAALAGRPDPAAAGAWLAARVGVAVVKCGAAGVVVCAGERAPVPVPAPAVDAVDVTGAGDAFAAGYLLARAGGAGPAEAAGAGARLAARAVATRGAWPVPGPPGNYT from the coding sequence GTGACCCCGCAGCCCGACCCGCTGCTGGTGTGCGTCGGGGACCTGATGGTGGACGTGGCCGTGGCCGCGCCGGCGCTGGCCCGTGGGGGGGACGTGGAGGGGGCGGTGCGGCTCGGGCCGGGGGGGTCGGCGGCCAACGTGGCCGTGTGGGGGGCGGCGGCCGGGGGGCGGGCGCGGCTGGTGGCCGGGCGGGGGGACGACCTGGCCGGGCGGCTGCTGGCGGCGGCGCTGGCCGAGCGGGGGGTGGAGCTGCGGCCGGAGGGCCCGGCGGCCGGGGCCAGCGGGGCCATGCTGGTGGTGATGGAGGCGGGGGAGCGGACCTTCGTGGCCGACCCGGGGGCCAACCTCCGGCTGGCCGAGGCGGACGTGGTCGCGGGCCTGGAGGGGGCGGACGCCGTGTTCGTGAGCGGCTACCCGCTGCTGCGGGCCGCCACCCGGCCGGCGGCCATGGCCGCGGCCGAGGTCGCCGGCCGGGCCGGGCTGCCGGCGGTGGTCGACGCCGCCTCCTGGCCGCTGCTCGGCGGCGGGGCCGGCGAGCCCGTGCTGGGCGCGGCCGCCCTGGCCGGCACCCTGCTGGCCAACCGCGACGAGGCGGCCGCCCTGGCTGGCCGGCCCGACCCGGCGGCGGCCGGGGCCTGGCTGGCCGCGAGGGTCGGGGTGGCGGTGGTCAAGTGCGGCGCCGCCGGGGTGGTGGTCTGCGCCGGGGAGCGGGCGCCGGTGCCCGTCCCCGCCCCGGCGGTGGACGCCGTCGACGTGACCGGGGCCGGCGACGCCTTCGCGGCCGGCTACCTGCTGGCCAGGGCCGGCGGCGCCGGCCCGGCCGAGGCCGCCGGGGCCGGGGCTCGCCTGGCCGCCCGCGCCGTGGCCACCCGGGGCGCCTGGCCGGTTCCCGGCCCCCCGGGGAACTACACCTAG